Below is a genomic region from Astyanax mexicanus isolate ESR-SI-001 chromosome 25, AstMex3_surface, whole genome shotgun sequence.
GTTGTGTTTTATACACTGAATTTTGAGTATATTAATaccaaaccagaaaaaacaggatattttgtgttttgttgtgaTATATGGGACAtaattgatattgtgatatattgtacaGTTTTGATTAGATATAtcgcaataacaatattttgtcaCATCCCCTAGTTTATAATTCTAAAATTCTGTTTGCTTTAAAATGAAACAGATTCCCCTGAGAAATGGAACTTGCTAGCTGCTCACTACCTGCTGTGATTCACAATGACAGTTTGGACTTCTGGCAGCTGATTGGTTGTGGTGGATTCGGAAAGATCTTCAGAGCAAAGCATCTGAAACTACGATTGGACGTTGCCGTAAAGTTATTACGGTGTGATGACGGGTAAATCTCTTGTAGTCTCATGTAAATGtctaaatattaattttactacCATTGCTGACATATATGTGTAAATGCACACTAGGGTTGCAGCTATCGATTACTtttgtaatcgagtactctactgaaaaatatatccaattaatcgagtaatcggataaaacatatttgcttgcctaaagagcaattaaaaatacaagacatttcacttaataatgaatgaccaattggttttatttttaaattcacaaaataAGAGTTTCTCATGAGTTTGCTTTTTTCCCTTGCCGCTTCTCAACTAaaacctcctcctccttcttcctgtGTGTGGGTGACGTAACTCTTAAGTGTGTTGTGCCGCATTAAAAGTAGTTAGCACAAAATACCATGCCCTgagtttttacattaaataaacgaTTCCTTGAGTCACAGAAATATACTtgatcaatttttttaaagtaattgttTAAGTGTTTCACCCCTAATGCACACACATGGCTTAACTAGAGCCTGTAGAAGAGATGTAatgtcaatagaataggactctgtaTCTGAAGCAGATAATTAAATATGAACCTATTGTCTCTAGTGTGGGCTAAAGTGATATATATCTCTCAGTATTGAGCTTGTGTCCCAATGCATTTGTCCAtaatatactgtagatactgaCTCTGCCTAATGAAAGATATGCCGTATGATCTCTATCCTGGTCTTCAGCTCCAACTCTACTCTCCTCCGGGAGGCAAACCTGATGCACCATGGTGGGAACCCCTACGTCCTGAGAATTCTGGGTGTGTATGAAGGGCAACCTGAGGGTGAAGAAGCCTCTCAGTTCGGTCTAGTGATGGAGTACATGGAGAGGGGCTCGCTGGTGGACCTCCAGAGGGCTCTAAACGGACCTCCTCCGTGGTCTCTCGCCTTCCGCATCGCCCACCAGATCGCTCTGGGCATGAACTTCCTTCACCAGCTGGATCCACCTCTTCTGCACCTGGACCTGAAGCCCAGCAACGTGCTGCTGGACGACAGCCTCAACGCCAAGGTAATGTTGAATTATCCTGGTTAGAACTGTACCTGCTGGCACCTCTAGCCTGGATAGCAGATTAGATACATGAGGTTAGACATGGAGGTGTACAGGATTAGTATGGCATccagcagcacatttacccacccTGCCTTAGCCATAACTGCATCTGTCtctaaagtttggtagaggggggattatagtgtggggttgtttattaaaagttgTGCTCGTCCCCTTAGTTCCAATTAAAGAAACTTTTAATGCTTCAACATACCAAACGATTTCAGACAATTTTATTCTCCCAACTTTGTTGGAACAGTTTGAGGACGTTTTAACATGACTACgcaccagtgcacaaagcaaggaCCATTAAGGCATGGATGAGCGAGTTTGCTGtggaagaacttaaaaaattcataaattcccataaacacactcctaaaccttgtatAAAGCCTTCACAGAAGAGTTTAAGATGTTACAGCTGTAACGGGTGTAATATGGTGTAACTCTTTCATAAAATCCTTTATTTAAAGGTAGTGTTTAAAGAAGTTGTACATTAGTCTTGGcacaataactttaaaaaaaaaattaaaatattagcaGTTATAGCCTGTTATAACCTGCACCTAAGCTTTGAAAATAATAGATCTTTGTAGAAATAGTTGTGtagtttgataaggaacatttcTGCTTTAAGCTCACAGATTTTGGCCTGGCCAAAGTGGCCCGAAGCGTTTCCAAAACAGTGAAAGAGGAAGATGGCGAGATGGGCGGGACCACCAGCTACATGCCCCCAGAAGCTTTTCAGTCGGTCTCTTATAAGCCCAGCTTTTCCTCTGATATCTACAGGTGAGGAGTGTTTTTATTAGGGGCCAGACAGTGAGGGGAGGGACTCATCAGTGCAGTTAATGACTGTGTTTTTCTCCTCGTTCTGTATATTAGCTATGGTGTTCTGCTGTGGTCAGTCCTCACTGGAAAGGAGCCGTACGACTGTAAGTACCCTCAGCCTTTCGTTAACCCATTAAATTATGACCTGGgtcaataaaaatgaatatatgtttgagtaaaatgaacattgttgttttattctgtaaactatggaacatttctctcaaattccgaataaaaatattgtcatttagagcatttatttgcagaaaatgagaaaagatgcagagctttcagacctcaaataatgcaaagaaagcaagttcatattcataaagttttaagagttcagaaatcaatatttggtggaataaccctggtttttaatcacagttttcacgcatcttggcatcatgttctcctccaccagtcttacacactgcttttggataactctatgcctttactcctcgtacagaaatttaagcagttcagcttggtttgagggcttgtgatcatccatctttctcttccaAATATATAATATCCTAATATCTGTTCTTCTTCTGCAGCTGTACTCTCCAGTTTGGTGAGGTTTCGCATCCCTAAAGGAGACAGGCCTGATCTTAGATCTGTGGACACCAGTAAGGCAGCTGGGCTGAGTGATCTGACCAATCTGATGCAGCGCTGCTGGAACTCTGACCCGAACCTCAGACCTTCATTTAAAGGTGAGGAGCTTctgtataaacatataaactCTGTAATCCTTACCCACCTGCTCACTACCTCACATACCTCACTCTCACACACCTGTAATCCTCACACACCTGCTCACTACCTCACATACCTCACTCTCACACACCTGTAATCCTCACACACCTGCTCACTACCTCACATACCTCACTCTCACACACCTGTAATCCTCACACACCTGCTCACTACCTCACATACCTCACTCTCACACACCTGTAATCCTCACACACCTGCTCACTACCTCACATACCTCACTCTCACACACCTGTAATCCTCACA
It encodes:
- the ripk3 gene encoding receptor-interacting serine/threonine-protein kinase 4 isoform X2, whose product is MELASCSLPAVIHNDSLDFWQLIGCGGFGKIFRAKHLKLRLDVAVKLLRCDDGSNSTLLREANLMHHGGNPYVLRILGVYEGQPEGEEASQFGLVMEYMERGSLVDLQRALNGPPPWSLAFRIAHQIALGMNFLHQLDPPLLHLDLKPSNVLLDDSLNAKLTDFGLAKVARSVSKTVKEEDGEMGGTTSYMPPEAFQSVSYKPSFSSDIYSYGVLLWSVLTGKEPYDSVLSSLVRFRIPKGDRPDLRSVDTSKAAGLSDLTNLMQRCWNSDPNLRPSFKDCADVTSDVYEMHRQEINDDVYATLKLLDNKSSSSKSKVSSRFGSPQRTSSKTRNGSLKGKSGGAVKTEWTPAQRQYSTPGDLNRVSISLSNVTGVQIGHNNYMNVNLPRQKQRQRHPTAPAQLNTSNPHQPSRPNPHPKP
- the ripk3 gene encoding receptor-interacting serine/threonine-protein kinase 4 isoform X3; this translates as MELASCSLPAVIHNDSLDFWQLIGCGGFGKIFRAKHLKLRLDVAVKLLRCDDGSNSTLLREANLMHHGGNPYVLRILGVYEGQPEGEEASQFGLVMEYMERGSLVDLQRALNGPPPWSLAFRIAHQIALGMNFLHQLDPPLLHLDLKPSNVLLDDSLNAKLTDFGLAKVARSVSKTVKEEDGEMGGTTSYMPPEAFQSVSYKPSFSSDIYSYGVLLWSVLTGKEPYDSVLSSLVRFRIPKGDRPDLRSVDTSKAAGLSDLTNLMQRCWNSDPNLRPSFKDCADVTSDVYEMHRQEINDDVYATLKLLDNKSSSSKSKVSSRFGSPQRTSSKTRNGSLKGKSGGAVKTEWTPAQSPSSTQLLQEQITGQLPELLPPMTGFR
- the ripk3 gene encoding receptor-interacting serine/threonine-protein kinase 3 isoform X1: MELASCSLPAVIHNDSLDFWQLIGCGGFGKIFRAKHLKLRLDVAVKLLRCDDGSNSTLLREANLMHHGGNPYVLRILGVYEGQPEGEEASQFGLVMEYMERGSLVDLQRALNGPPPWSLAFRIAHQIALGMNFLHQLDPPLLHLDLKPSNVLLDDSLNAKLTDFGLAKVARSVSKTVKEEDGEMGGTTSYMPPEAFQSVSYKPSFSSDIYSYGVLLWSVLTGKEPYDSVLSSLVRFRIPKGDRPDLRSVDTSKAAGLSDLTNLMQRCWNSDPNLRPSFKDCADVTSDVYEMHRQEINDDVYATLKLLDNKSSSSKSKVSSRFGSPQRTSSKTRNGSLKGKSGGAVKTEWTPAQDTGGSAVSRPKESEPFFYPASSGTNHRAAARAPPTNDRLQMTQRQYSTPGDLNRVSISLSNVTGVQIGHNNYMNVNLPRQKQRQRHPTAPAQLNTSNPHQPSRPNPHPKP